Within the Candidatus Bathyarchaeota archaeon genome, the region AGAATTCCGGAGCCTATAAGAGCCGCTCACTTGGCTGCAAATGAACTTAAAAGGAAAATTGTTCGAAAGCACTAATCGGAAATTTCTTAACTTAGCATATGTACTATTAGAGTTTCTGGCTGATGAAAATGTTAGATAAACGCCTAGAAAGAATCGTCAATAAGATTAAGGATAGAACACTTCGCGAAAAAGTCATGGAACTGCTTGAAAACCCAACAGTTGAAATTGAAGGGGAAAAATTCAGCGGTCTTCCCCTAAAAACTTCGCCGGCTGGAATTTCAAGGCATCACAGTTATCCAGGCGGATTTATCGAGCATGTGATTGCCTCTGCTGAAATAGCTATGGCATTATGCAAAGTTGTTAAGAAAGTCTACAAGGGAAAGGTTAACGAAGATTACGTACTTGCTGGAGTAATTCTGCATGATATCTTTAAACCGTTAACTTACGAGGAAAGGGAAGACGGAACCTACGGTGTCTCTCCGCTTGGCGAAAAATTGGATCATTTGACACTTGCAGTTGCAGAGCTTATAAGGCGGGGATTCCCGCTAGAGGTTATTCACATTGTCTGCGCTCATCATGGCTACGA harbors:
- a CDS encoding HDIG domain-containing protein, which gives rise to MKMLDKRLERIVNKIKDRTLREKVMELLENPTVEIEGEKFSGLPLKTSPAGISRHHSYPGGFIEHVIASAEIAMALCKVVKKVYKGKVNEDYVLAGVILHDIFKPLTYEEREDGTYGVSPLGEKLDHLTLAVAELIRRGFPLEVIHIVCAHHGYEAGPMGPKTVEALICHLADVADSRLNGEVLRAARYLISKTTGQEPPQLTSKEAFEILKVKAEKGWEGLEKFLEKKMAES